The following are encoded in a window of Vigna unguiculata cultivar IT97K-499-35 chromosome 8, ASM411807v1, whole genome shotgun sequence genomic DNA:
- the LOC114193818 gene encoding aldehyde oxidase GLOX1-like, translated as MIVILRPYYLTISLLILTSPNSFFTNPHNKMRQTFSIPFTTLLLATVTLPPPSAVVSAASGQWQLLQKSIGIVAMHMQLLHTDTVLIFDRTDFGLSNLSLPGGRCRHDPNEKVVKTDCTAHSVEYNVANNTFRALFLQTNIWCSSASVAADGTLVQTGGFNDGERTVRTFFPCPTCDWKEIPGGLAARRWYATNQKLPDGRQIIIGGRREFNYEFYPKSHATAKNIYSLPFLVQTRDPYEELNLYPFVFLNVDGTLFIFANNKAILLDYTKNAVVKTFPNIPGNDPRCYPSTGSAVLLPLRSKNPHFSFAEAEVVICGGAPRGAYNQAKKNRKFIRALTTCARIKITDPNPTWAVETMPGGKGRVMGDMILLPNGNVLIINGAGSGSAGWEFGRDPVLAPLLYYPDRKPGSRFEILNASNIPRMYHSSAILVRDGRVLVAGSNPHVGYNFSHVTFPTELSVEAFSPPYLEAAFQNVRPRIVGPVSGTRVAYGQIVKVRVAVAGNPLVRSLVRVTVLAPPFNTHSFSMNQRMLVLEPRNVTNVDGPTTFEIEVTTPGSPVLAPPGFYLLFVVHQEIPSEGIWIQIL; from the coding sequence ATGATCGTGATTCTTCGTCCTTATTACCTCACCATTTCACTACTTATTCTCACTTCACCAAACTCATTCTTCACTAATCCCCATAACAAAATGAGACAAACTTTTTCAATCCCCTTCACAACTCTCCTCCTCGCCACCGTCACACTCCCGCCGCCGTCTGCCGTCGTCTCCGCCGCCTCCGGCCAGTGGCAGCTTCTCCAGAAAAGCATCGGCATTGTTGCCATGCACATGCAACTCCTCCACACCGACACTGTCCTCATCTTCGACCGCACCGACTTCGGCCTCTCCAACCTCTCCCTCCCCGGCGGCCGCTGCCGCCACGACCCTAACGAAAAGGTCGTCAAAACAGACTGCACCGCCCACTCCGTCGAATACAACGTCGCCAACAACACCTTCCGCGCGCTTTTCCTTCAAACAAACATATGGTGCTCCTCCGCCTCCGTCGCCGCCGACGGAACGCTGGTTCAAACCGGCGGCTTCAACGACGGCGAAAGGACCGTGCGAACATTCTTCCCTTGCCCCACCTGCGACTGGAAAGAAATCCCCGGCGGCCTCGCCGCGCGCCGCTGGTACGCCACCAACCAAAAACTCCCGGACGGGCGGCAGATCATCATCGGCGGCAGAAGAGAATTCAACTACGAGTTTTACCCGAAAAGCCACGCCACAGCCAAAAACATCTACTCCTTACCCTTCCTCGTTCAAACCAGAGATCCTTACGAAGAACTCAACCTCTACCCCTTCGTTTTCCTCAACGTAGATGGCACCCTCTTCATCTTCGCCAACAACAAAGCCATTCTCTTAGACTACACCAAAAACGCCGTCGTTAAAACGTTCCCCAACATTCCCGGTAACGACCCCAGGTGCTACCCTAGCACCGGTTCCGCTGTTCTCTTACCCTTACGTAGTAAAAACCCACACTTTTCTTTTGCCGAAGCTGAGGTTGTAATCTGTGGCGGAGCCCCGAGAGGGGCTTATAATCAAGCCAAAAAAAATCGTAAATTTATCAGAGCTTTGACCACCTGTGCCCGGATTAAAATAACCGACCCGAATCCAACCTGGGCCGTGGAGACAATGCCCGGAGGTAAAGGTAGAGTCATGGGCGATATGATTCTCCTTCCAAACGGCAACGTTTTGATCATTAACGGTGCAGGTTCCGGGAGCGCTGGCTGGGAATTCGGGCGCGACCCGGTTCTAGCTCCGTTACTTTATTACCCGGATAGGAAACCCGGGTCGAGGTTCGAGATTCTTAACGCCAGCAATATTCCTCGAATGTATCACTCAAGTGCGATTTTGGTTCGTGATGGAAGGGTTCTGGTTGCGGGGAGTAACCCTCACGTGGGGTACAATTTCTCGCACGTGACTTTCCCCACCGAGCTTAGTGTTGAAGCGTTTTCGCCGCCGTATTTGGAAGCGGCGTTTCAGAACGTGCGTCCGAGAATCGTTGGTCCGGTGTCGGGGACGAGGGTGGCCTATGGGCAGATAGTGAAGGTTCGGGTCGCCGTGGCGGGCAATCCTTTGGTTCGGAGTTTGGTGCGGGTGACGGTGCTGGCGCCGCCTTTCAACACGCACTCGTTTTCGATGAATCAGAGGATGCTGGTTCTGGAACCTAGAAACGTGACAAACGTTGATGGACCAACAACGTTTGAGATTGAGGTGACAACACCGGGTTCACCCGTTCTTGCACCACCCGGTTTTTATCTACTGTTTGTGGTCCACCAAGAAATTCCAAGCGAAGGAATTTGGATCcagatactttaa